The DNA region CCTCCGCCTCTACGTCGAGACGGACGCCGACGTGCGGATTCTCCGGCGCATCGAGCGCGACGTGGTCGACCGCGGACGGGACCTGGAGGGCGTCATCGACCAGTACCTCTCGACGGTGAAACCGATGCACGAGCAGTTCATCGAACCGACGAAGAAGCACGCCGACCTCATCATCCCCGAGGGTGCCAACAGCGTCGCCGTCGACCTCCTAGAGGAGAAAGTGCGCGCCGAAGTCACGGGCGACGCGACGCGCAACTGGGAGCGCGAGTCGTTCGACCGCGAACTCTCCGACACGGTGACGCTGAGCGAGCCCGAACCCTGAAGGAGGCGTTTTCGGCCGCCTACGACCGCGTGCGGGTGAAGTTCTCCGCGCCCTCGTAGAACCAGTAGCCGTTCGCGCGCATCGCGCGGCCGACCGCCTTGTGGAAGTCGACGAAATCCGAGAACTCCTCCTGGTCGACGCCCTCGAAGATGTCGCGGAGCGGGACGACGCGCTCGTAGTCGAGGCGAATCGGGTCGTCGCCGAACTCGGAGACGAACTCGTCGCGGTTCAGCGGGAAATCCTCGTCCTCGTTGACCTTCTTTGCGATGACGGCGTGGCCGTACTTTCGGCGTCCTTCGCTACCCTGTTCGCCATCGGGGTCGTGTGGCCAGTCCATATCCGGCAGTTGGTCGGTGGTCGCAAAACCGTTACCCTTCTCTGCAGGCTCTCATCTGGTGTGCGGATACGCGTCAAGTTCGACGAACGCCGTCGACCCGCAGGCGGCGCACTCGGTCGGCGATTCGTAGTGGTGTTCGTTTTCGTCGCTCCTGACGACTGTCCCGGCGTAGATGAGGTGACAGTTCTCGCAGACGAACTCATGCGGACGTTCGGGCACGTGTGACATACGGTCTCGTCAGCGTCTGGAGATTTGTAACTTCGTTGTGGTTTTTCTGAGTGTTCGGCGAGTGGATGGGCCCACGGCATCTGTCGGAACGAGTTCCGAAACCGGGGTCTCCAGTCGCTGTACCGCGAACGAGGCCGTAGTCGAGCGAGCGGCTTTTTGGTCCACCGTCAGAGCAGAGCTCTGACGAGCCGCTGACAAGCGCTTCGCGTTTGTCGCGTCGCGGAAGTCTACGACTTCCGCAGACTTCACTCACTTCGTTCACGAAGACAGGTTTTTGCGCCGAGTGGTCGCGCGGAGCGCGAACCGAGGCGGAAACAGGTGGAGCGGTGGGGCTGGAATTCGAACTCGCCGAGACGGTCGCTCCCGCCGGCCGCACTGCGACTCGTCTGCTCGAATCCAGTCGTCTCCGAATCAGATGCTCACGTCGGAGGCGAGCGGAGACACCGCTCGCCGTAATGTTCGCGCGAAAATGCGGTGGGACTGGGATTCGAACCCAGGAGGCCGAAGGCCACCTGCTTTCAAGGCAGGCGCAATAGTCCACTCTGCCATCCCACCGCACTCACGGGTTGGAAAGCCCGTGGTATAGACGTGACGGTCGACTTGGTTCCG from Haloprofundus halobius includes:
- a CDS encoding DUF5785 family protein yields the protein MDWPHDPDGEQGSEGRRKYGHAVIAKKVNEDEDFPLNRDEFVSEFGDDPIRLDYERVVPLRDIFEGVDQEEFSDFVDFHKAVGRAMRANGYWFYEGAENFTRTRS